The genomic region CGGTTTGAAACTCAAGATCGCCGATTGCGAATTTTATGTGATAGAATTCATCTGCCGGAGTTTTCCTCGTCTCCAACACTTAGAAGTAGAAATGGGATTTGTGGTAAGATGAGCCATCGGTTATAGATGTTCGTCGTTACAAATGCGCAGTTTTAATTGCTTTGATTTCCTTCGCAGCCAGAAATGGATGATTATGAACGATGTGCAAAATTAGTAGACTTGGGGAAACATGAATTACGGAGAAATTGTGGCTTTCATTACAGTCAGCACAGCAACGTTCGGTGCTTGACAATGCTCGGTTGTTCGGTAAGTTTGATTAGCATCAGAGATAGTGAGAACAAACAATGGTTACAATCCTGATGTTTAATAGAATTAATTCTTCCCAACTCTTTCATCGACTAACGCTACATCTTCGACATTCGAAGCTAACGGATGCTGACCTTAACGAGATACCGGAAATGTTCCCGTCGCTTAAAAGATTGACCATCGCCAGGGGTCTAAGTTTGGACCCGGTGTCGGACTCTGCTTTCGAAAGAATGCACAAATTGATGCCGTCGTGCAGAATCGACTATCATGGCGAACGTTTCTATCCAGTTGACGATAGTGCTTCGAATTGAAAGACGCCTGTAATGGAAAGAAGGAACAGCGTCGGAATCTGCTTCAATACAATACAAGACCAATGTACCAATGCCTTAGTGtatggttttatttgttttttcagATCTGCCTTGAGGGTAAGTATTTACCAAATGGTTGTGTGCTGTAATTGGTCAGTGGTTGAGGAACTACTAAGTTCGTTTGCCACTTTTTTAATTCTCTTATCCTTACTTAAGTCCTCTATCAGCCTTAGCGATCGGTGACTGGCATGGTTTATCGTGTTTCGCGACTAACGAAATGGAACCGCAGCATCACGAAGCACACACGTGTATCCAGATTActgcgcaaaaccacgctctCTTAATACTCCTGTTGCGCGAAGCGATCGTAGTTTCTCTACCCGAAATCGTGCAGACCACGTTTAAGTGCAACTTTAAATTTAACTTACCTCGTTTGATCAACATCTCGGTTCcattatttctttattttcgataCTTTGTGCTTCGAAATCATCGTATTACAATTATCGCGAGGTTCATCCTCAACCGTCGACCGACGATCCTTCCGGATCCGTGGGGTGGTCGGAGCGGTTCAAACAAGAACAGACATCG from Anopheles cruzii unplaced genomic scaffold, idAnoCruzAS_RS32_06 scaffold01415_ctg1, whole genome shotgun sequence harbors:
- the LOC128276513 gene encoding uncharacterized protein LOC128276513, yielding MGFVPEMDDYERCAKLVDLGKHELRRNCGFHYSQHSNVRCLTMLGCSLTDADLNEIPEMFPSLKRLTIARGLSLDPVSDSAFERMHKLMPSCRIDYHGERFYPVDDSASN